From one Candidatus Acididesulfobacter guangdongensis genomic stretch:
- a CDS encoding ABC transporter ATP-binding protein, with protein sequence MSLIIDDLTVKLYTDFKKKEFFNVADSVSFSVQNGEIIAVVGESGSGKSFLGLSLMRLNPPYISEISSGSISISDSGGFEKVDIVKLKENQLSGVRGRLISMIFQDPNVSLNPVIKVGDQIIEAILAHKKMKKKDACDIAIHYLELMRIDGKARFNSYPHELSGGMRQRVMIAMAMVLEPAVLVADEPTTALDVKTSLQVLALIEKMRFEKNVSVLFITHDLSIARNISDKTIVFYAGQIMEYGLTEDIINNPAHPYSISLTKSVPGLSKDYAPRERLFVIPGSLSQSDFKSGKCRFYSRCFKKTERCLNEIPLLKLGSGRFARCVNI encoded by the coding sequence ATGAGTTTGATAATTGACGATTTGACCGTAAAACTTTATACAGATTTTAAAAAAAAAGAATTCTTCAATGTTGCAGATTCCGTTTCATTCAGCGTTCAAAATGGAGAAATAATTGCCGTTGTGGGCGAATCCGGAAGCGGAAAGTCTTTTTTAGGCTTATCGCTAATGAGGCTTAATCCTCCTTACATATCCGAGATTTCATCAGGCAGTATATCAATATCAGATTCGGGCGGTTTTGAAAAAGTTGATATTGTAAAATTAAAAGAGAATCAATTAAGCGGTGTAAGAGGGCGTTTAATTTCAATGATTTTTCAAGACCCCAATGTTTCGTTAAATCCTGTTATAAAAGTAGGAGATCAAATCATTGAAGCAATTTTAGCGCATAAAAAAATGAAAAAAAAAGATGCCTGCGACATTGCGATACATTATCTTGAACTTATGAGGATTGACGGAAAAGCCCGTTTTAATTCTTATCCTCATGAACTGTCGGGAGGAATGAGGCAGAGAGTTATGATTGCAATGGCAATGGTGCTTGAGCCGGCTGTGCTTGTCGCCGATGAACCGACGACAGCATTAGACGTAAAAACTTCGCTTCAGGTTCTTGCCCTGATTGAAAAAATGCGGTTCGAAAAAAATGTCAGCGTATTATTTATAACGCACGATTTAAGCATTGCAAGAAATATTTCTGATAAAACGATAGTATTTTACGCAGGACAAATTATGGAATATGGCTTAACTGAAGATATAATAAATAATCCGGCGCATCCGTATTCAATATCTTTAACGAAATCAGTTCCAGGTTTATCAAAAGATTATGCTCCGCGTGAAAGACTTTTTGTAATTCCTGGTTCATTGAGCCAGAGTGATTTTAAATCGGGAAAATGCCGGTTTTACAGCAGATGTTTTAAAAAGACCGAAAGATGTTTAAATGAAATTCCGCTGTTAAAATTAGGCAGTGGGAGATTTGCAAGATGCGTAAATATATAA
- a CDS encoding TraR/DksA family transcriptional regulator: MTTEQKIANKEAKNIDVLHEDAADLIESGDPDFTPEELAAIKQNLIAMRKALLKEIDMSIKEGSSKDTTEPSGDIYDISSNERDRELSYMLGDRERNKLREIDNAISKIEDGTYGICDECGEIISKKRLSVIPYSNLCIACKSKIEKEEKEKLNDSYSDNFNAIAILDEDTTYNHTEE; encoded by the coding sequence ATGACGACGGAACAAAAAATTGCGAATAAAGAAGCTAAAAATATAGACGTGCTGCATGAAGACGCTGCGGATTTAATCGAGTCGGGCGACCCTGATTTCACGCCGGAAGAACTCGCTGCAATAAAACAAAATTTAATTGCAATGAGAAAAGCTCTTTTAAAAGAAATAGATATGAGCATTAAGGAGGGTTCTTCTAAAGACACTACTGAACCAAGCGGAGATATATACGATATTTCCTCAAATGAAAGAGACCGTGAATTGTCTTATATGCTTGGCGATAGAGAAAGAAACAAATTGAGAGAAATAGATAACGCAATTTCTAAAATTGAAGACGGAACATATGGCATATGCGATGAATGCGGAGAAATTATTTCTAAAAAAAGATTGTCGGTTATTCCTTATTCTAATCTATGCATAGCCTGTAAATCAAAAATAGAAAAAGAAGAAAAAGAGAAGTTAAACGACAGCTATTCCGATAATTTTAATGCGATAGCAATTTTAGACGAAGATACGACATATAATCATACGGAAGAATAA
- a CDS encoding ABC transporter ATP-binding protein, with product MDNGKDSEVLSINKLSKHYSGYSSLFNFKKNIIKAVDNVSFKVYKGDIFSIVGETGCGKSTLSKLILGLTNRSSGEIFYKGNILNYNLKKLDLRKKIQIVFQDPYSSLNPKKKIYKIVSLPAIKNKIIKKKDALQYSMQMLKKVGLDENYVFKFPHELSGGQRQRISIARSLSVNPELLVLDEPVSALDVSVSAQILNLLLDLHEKNNLTYIFITHDLRLVRHMADKVCVMYGGKIMEISPVDKFFDGPLHPYSKVLLESILAYGPKNILQFADAGNINVNNINAGIEKNSRGCVYYKLCGRREDKCVNNEPELKENGDVQVNCFFPYYSSV from the coding sequence ATGGATAACGGCAAGGATTCTGAGGTGTTAAGCATCAATAAGCTGAGTAAACATTATTCCGGCTATAGTTCGTTATTTAATTTTAAAAAAAATATTATAAAAGCTGTAGACAATGTCTCTTTTAAGGTTTACAAAGGCGATATTTTTTCAATTGTCGGCGAAACAGGGTGCGGGAAATCGACATTGTCAAAATTAATTTTAGGACTTACAAACAGGTCTTCCGGTGAAATTTTTTATAAAGGCAATATATTAAATTATAATTTAAAAAAATTAGATTTGAGAAAAAAAATTCAGATAGTGTTCCAAGACCCGTATTCTTCGCTAAATCCCAAAAAAAAGATTTATAAAATTGTATCGTTGCCGGCAATAAAAAATAAAATCATTAAAAAAAAAGATGCTCTGCAATATTCAATGCAGATGCTTAAAAAAGTAGGGTTAGATGAAAATTATGTTTTCAAATTTCCGCATGAGTTATCAGGAGGGCAGCGGCAGAGAATATCTATAGCAAGAAGTTTATCGGTTAATCCCGAACTTCTTGTGCTCGATGAGCCGGTGTCAGCTCTTGACGTTTCTGTTTCAGCTCAGATATTAAATCTGCTTTTAGATTTACATGAAAAAAATAATCTTACTTATATATTTATAACCCACGATTTAAGATTAGTGAGACATATGGCTGATAAAGTCTGTGTCATGTACGGCGGAAAAATCATGGAAATATCCCCTGTAGATAAATTTTTCGACGGTCCTCTGCATCCCTATTCAAAAGTCTTATTAGAATCGATTCTGGCATACGGTCCAAAAAATATATTGCAATTTGCTGATGCCGGAAATATTAATGTAAACAATATAAACGCAGGAATTGAAAAAAATAGCCGAGGCTGCGTATATTATAAGTTATGCGGCAGAAGAGAAGACAAATGTGTTAATAATGAACCAGAGCTAAAAGAAAACGGAGATGTTCAGGTAAATTGTTTTTTTCCGTATTATTCTTCCGTATGA